Within the Macaca nemestrina isolate mMacNem1 chromosome 5, mMacNem.hap1, whole genome shotgun sequence genome, the region TTGGGTGAGTGGGAATGAGAGACACCGGGGGACTTTAGTCCTACTGTATACTTAactgtctctcctttctttttaatcctTTTCCCAGTGGGCCGAGAGTGGTTACTCTTCCCAGTGGTGCTATGAGAACTTTGTACAGTTCAGATCAATGCGCCGAGCCCGGGATGTGCGGGAACAGCTGGAAGGGCTCTTGGAACGTGTGGAAGTTGGTCTCAGTTCCTGCCAGGGGGACTATATCCGTGTACGCAAGGTCAGCATTTCTTCAGCCTCCTGCTCTCCACCCCCAGTACCTTCCCAGGAGCAAGCTTCTCTAGGGGCATGCAGCAGTTCCTCCAGCCTGAGAGCATGCCCTCTTCCCCTTGTGTATGACGGTGTCCTCCCAGGGCCCTTTCTTCCTCAGACCACTGGAGGTTCATTCCTGGGAAGTTCTTCATGCATTCCTTACCTCTCTAGTTTTCCTGAAGCTGGAATTAAAAAGGTAGTGAGCTCTTAGGGTCCCCAGATGTCTGCCTTTTCCATTGATTTTCTTTCCTGCCTGCTCCTTAGGCCATCACTGCTGGTTACTTTTACCACACGGCACGGTTGACTCGGAGCGGCTACCGCACAGTAAAACAGCAGCAGACGGTCTTCATTCATCCCAACTCCTCCCTCTTTGAGCAACAGCCACGCTGGCTGCTCTACCACGAACTTGTCTTGACTACCAAAGAGTTCATGAGACAGGTGAGGACAACATCCTGTGCCCACACAGGTGGAGACTATGTAGAGAGATGGTATCCTGACAAGCTAAGAACCCAGGTTCAAGTTGCTGGGACTGGTACAGAAAGAGGAAGGTAGGGTAAAATAGAAAGacatcctttgttttgtttttgtttttgagattgagtctcgctctattgcccaggctggagtgcagtggcgcaatctagcctcactgcaacctctgcctcccgggttcaagatattctcatgcctcagccttccaagtagctgagattacaggtgcgcaagcctcaatgcctggctaatttttggtatttttagtagagatgaggtttcaccatgttggccaggctggtcttaaatgtgtgcctcggcctcccaaagtgcagggattacagttgtaagccactgtgcccagcccaaagacATCCTTTCTAACAGGTGTCAGCATCTTCCAAGATCTGAGAACTAGACatttattcaatacatatttgaatGGCTACTGTATAGGTGCTGGGGCTATAATAGAACAAAGCAGAGTGTCTCTTGTCTCACAGAGTACTTTGTCTATGttctaggcttttctttttttttttttttgagacaagagtttcgcACTCTAGTagcctacgctggagtgcagtggcacagtctcagctcatgcaatctctgccttccagtttcaagcaattcccctgcctcagcctccagctgggattacaggtgcccaccaccacgcccagctaatttttgtatttctagtagacagggtttcaccatgttggccaggttgatctcgaactcctgacctcatgatccgcccgcctcagtctcccaaagtgttgggattacaggcgtgagtcaccacgcccggcatgTTCTAGACTTTTCTTAGGAATAGCTTATTTGGTATCTTGAATAACACATAGAGGTGTATCTGCCCTTTGGATATATAATAATAGAGCCAGGCACCTTTACCCCTAGCCCTGCAGTCAAAGAGGAAAGATAACTTTTGACCACACACATGAGGATCTAGGTtggggctgggcatagtggctcattcttgtaaaccatcctagcactttgggaggccaaggcaggatcccagcactttgggaggccaagatcagcccaggcaacatactgagaccccatctatacaaaaaattaatggggcactgtgatgtgtgcctatagtctcagctacttgggaggctgaggcagaaggactgctttgagcctgggaggtcgaggctgcagtgagccatgatacgccactgcagtccagcctgggcaacagagcaagaccctgtttcaatttaagaaaaaaataataatacacaaAAGATCTATGTTGGAAAGAAGGGAACTCCATtgatcttttctctctcctcctagGTACTGGAGATTGAGAGCAGTTGGCTTCTGGAGGTGGCTCCCCATTATTATAAGGCCAAGGAGCTAGAAGATCCCCATGCTAAGAAAATGCccaaaaaaataggcaaaacacGAGAAGAGCTAGGGTAAGAGAAGGACGTAAACAGAACCTGTGACACCAGCTCCTTTTCCTTCTATACATTATTTAATacctattaaataaaattatttttggaataaaGCTTGTGGGAATATTTGGGATCTAGAGAAAGTGATACATGAAATTCTATCTCATATAGTCAGTTAAACTTTATTATTTACAAGTTAAATTACAGAGCAGCTTTACACAGCATGAGatggaaaggaaggcaggagagaaaagggaggaagcTGGCTCCTGAGATTCTTGgctgcctccacctccttctcTTGGGCTTAGCAGTCTTCAGTGCTGCCCCCACTCAAAGGTCAAGGATCAGGGCTTGGAACACAGGTTTAAGTCAGGTTCTGGCTCTGACAGCCCCAGGGCCACCAGGGCTCCCACTAGCAGCTTCTTCACAGGCGTTGGAGGTGAGTGTGAAGGCATCAACTGCAAGGAGAAAGGTTAATGCCAGTTGCGGGAGGCACACAGATGTTCTACCCTTCACCCCACCCACCCCTACCTAGGACTCACTTTATCTAGACGATGGCGACAAATGAGGCCACTGGAATTCAGGTAGAAAGTGGAGTAGGCATCATAGGTCCTGGGGAATACAGGGAGGCTTACTGAGGGAGAAGGTGACTGGTCCCAAAGCTGAATTCAAGCATTTGTTTAAACGAGTAGTCTCTAAATTCTGCTACATATTAGATCACCTGGGCAACTTACAAACATCTCAGTGCTTAGGTTGTCCCGTCTCAATTAAATCAGTGTTTGGCATCAATATTTTTTAACGATCCTTGGGCATTTCTACCATGCAGCAGTTTGCTGGTTTAAAAACTTATATCCAATGTTTGTGGCTGAGCCTAACATTTTATTGCGATTCTACTCCCAGGCAGAAATTTACCAGGTTGTAAGGCTCAACATAAGAGACAGGACTTTTCATTtgttcagtactttttttttttttttttttggtgagacggtttcactctcacccaggctggagtgcagtaatgtgatcacggctcactgcaacttccgcctcccgggttcaagtaattctcccatctcagcctcccaagtacctggaactacaggtgcacaccacacacctggctaatttttgtattttttgggttttaccatgttggccaggcaggtctccaactccttacctcaagtgatccacctgcctcggcctcccaaagggctagcattacaggcgtgagccaccacacccagcctgttcaGTAAGTATTTGAGTACCTACCATATGCTAGGTACTGTataggaagaaactgaagctcagatgtttttctaatatactgagcctctctcttttttttttttttttaacattaacatAAACTAAACAAGATCCCTGTCCTTATACAGTCAAGTCAGGATAGGTCAAGGGTTGTCTGGGAGACTAGatcatctgtaatctcagcactttgggaggctaaggcaggcagatcacctgaggtcaggagttcgagaccagccagccaacatggtgaaaccccgtatctactaaaaatacaaaaattagccaggtgtggtggtgcgcctgtaatcccagctacccaggagcctgaggccggagaatcactggaacccgggaggtagaggctgcagtgagctgagatcacgccactgcactccatcctgggtgacagagtgagactccatctcaaaagacaaaaaaagagggAACTGATTATAGTTTGGgtcctttctcatttctctcttacCGGTAAAGCTCGTCTTTGTCACGCTTGTAGAACCGCAGAAAGAGCAAGTGGACAGGCAGCCCTACGAGCCGCCACCGTGCTTGCAGGGTCCAATTCTCAGGGTGGCGGGTCAGTTGTAGAACCTCCAAACGAAGCTGTGAAAAGTAATTCCAGGCCAGGAAACGGCAGAGGGTCAGTGAAAGAATGTACCATGTCCGGCCCCTGTGAAGaagggatgggaaataaatctcaTGAtggcagaattagaaaaacaaactgGCTTCTGTCTAAGAAATGGGGAAGAGCCGTGAGAAGCAATCTAGGAACTTCTCTGGGAAGTGGAAAAGGTCATGTGTATAGCTGTGGGTGCTTTTCCTCCCCAAGGCCCTACCTGTGCCCCAATTCTCACTTGGTACGTATGTTGAGGATCTCATTGATGAATTCCACATCCAAGGAATACAGACTGTAGTCGTGGGACTGAAGGAAGAGCTTGGGAAGCTAGGTGGAAGAAGATGGCATCAATCCAGTGGGAAAGAAAAGATAAtcctatttttcagttttctattctttttttttttgagatggagtgtagctctgtcacccaggctggagtgcagtggtgtgatcttgcctcactgcaacctccgcctcccaggtttaagcgattctcctcccttagcctcccgagtagctgggattacaggcacctgccgtgcccagctgctaatttttgtatttttagtagagatggggtttcactgtgttggccaggctggtcttgaactcctgacctcgtgatctgcctgcctcggcctcccaaagtgctaggattgtaagtgtgagccactgtgccaggcccagttttctatttttaaggcCTCCTTACTCCCGTCTTGGAGTGAAAGATCTCATCCCATGATTAACCTCCCTTAACTCAAAATgaggaacattttctttttctttttttttttttttgagacagtgtctcactctgttgcccaggctggagtacaatggtgctatctcagctcactgcagctcctgggttcaagtgattctcctgcctcagcctcctgagtagttgggattacacatgtctgccaccatgcctggctgatttttgtattcttagtagagatgtggtttcaccatgttggccaggctggtcttgaactcctgacctcagatgatccacctgcctcagcctccaaaagtgctgggattacagcactttgAGTTACCGTGCCTGGCTGGAACATCATTTTCTCAGGAAAACGTTCATAATACATTTCTATGCCTGCCTCATGGTTCCAAAAAAGAATCCAGTTGACTAACCCCCTACCTCCAAGGATTACTGATATCCCTTCCCACTGTAGATGTCGGCCACTTTTGCACTGACTTACCTCTTGTCTCAGTCTCTCATACATGACAGACAGATGTTCCTCCATACTAGGATCTCCTGACGGGGTGGCAGGGGAAGGGTGGGCAGTTCCAGGGACTTGAAAAGGTATCCAAGCCCCAGGATAGGGGCAGGGAGGTCCCTCAAAAAGGCTTCTAAGCCCGTCCAGGCAGCCGCTATGCAACTCAGGTCCTGGTCCCTCCTCCCCCTTTCCTGGAGGGAGAACCACCCATGCTGAGCTGAGGGCCTGGATCTGAGGGAGAGGTAGTGGGGGAACCTGGGGAGGATGCTGGGTGGGAAGGCGCGGGGGCAGGGGAGACCAGAGTAGAGGAGAAGATGGGGAAGTGGTTGTCGTGGACTGGGGCCAAAGGGGTGGGAATGGTAGAGTCCCTGGATAAAGCTGGTCCTAAGGAGACagaacaaaagggaaaaagataAGAATCCACTTGCCTAACACCCCTTCATCCCTTGGATGCTCAACAGGTTTCCAATACCTATTCCTCCTGACAGAATGGATGGAATTACTATAGGAAAAAAGGGATGGATTcatctccatctctactgaaaacaggaggaaaccattttattattttgagatggagtctcgctctgtcgccaggctggagtgcagtggcgcgatctcagctcactgcaacctctgtctcccgggttcaagtgattctcctgcctcagcctcccgagtagctgggactacaggcaagcgccaccacgcccagctagtttttgtatttttagtagagatggggtttcaccatgttgaccaggatggttttcatctcttgacctcgtgatccaccgcgACCGGCCAGAATTCCTTGATTCCAACActggaccgggcgcggtggctcacacctgtaatcccagcactttgggaggccgaggcgagcagatcacgaggtctaggagttcgagaccagcctggccaatatggtgacaccccgtctctattaaaaaatacaaaaaaattagccgggtgtggtggctcgtgcctgtagtcccagctactcgggaggctgaggcagaagaatcgcttgaacccaggagaaggaggtttcagtgagccgagatggtgccactgcacttcagcctggttgacagagcgagactccgtttcaaaaaaaaaaaaaaaaaaaagattccaaaaCAGGGGGCAGTTTCACCTCTCTTATCTCAAGAATCATGTAATACATACTCGATGAGCGAACGAATAACAGGTTTTATTGTACTGTGGATTAAATGCTGTGGCCTGTACGTCTCCATGATTAAGTGTGCGAGGCAAAtgtacagagaaaaaagaatatccagCTGAAACTAGGAATCGGAATTCTAGTTCTATCATGTACTTTAGGCATTCTCATTCCCTATGCCTCCGCTTCCTACAAATGTCCTATAAACCAGGACAATAAAACCTCACTGAGTTATGAGGCCtatatgaaataatgaatgtaaaCAAAACGTAGCGACCTAGAAAGCAGTACATAAATGGAAGCTATTATCATTTTGGGCCCCTTTAACGACAGACACAACCTCAGGAGACAGTTAAAGGCTGGCCTTCATTCTCCTGGGTTTACCGACGTTGAAACTGCAAGGGGAGGTCACCCAAAGTCAGGCCTCACCCGAGTCCCTCCGCTCCCAAGGAACCACCCAGGGGACCGTCTCACTCCAGGGAAGGCGGGCGGCCCGCTCGGGTACCTCGGTCCCCAACGGTGTCCCAGAGGCGCCGTCTCTGCTGGGGGcgtggccatcttgccagccccGGCGCAGGGGCCCGAAGCGGGTGCACACTGGCCGGCCTTCCTGCCAGGACCGCTCTCCGAGTGCAAGACGCGCGGGCTGCTGAGGGCGCCCCGCGGGTCTGGTCTGGGCCGAGGAACTCCGGGACGGCGCCGCGGCCGGGCTGCGAATCTCTCCGCCCCTGCCCTTCAAATCACCTCTAGGCACAGGTAACCGCGGAGAGTCGGGCGCAACGCAGACGCGCCCCGCTGCCTGGCCTTGACCCCGCCTGTCCGCCCTCAAACCTGGGAGGACCGAAGTCCTTACGCGCCAGGCCTGGCAGCGCCTCCCGCCCGCTCCCGCGACCCCTAGCCCGTCCACGCGCTGCAGGGGACAGGTGGGAAGGGGCGGCGGGTGTCTCTGCGCCTGCGCGGAACCCAGCGCGCGCTCCGCCCCACGCACCGGCTCTGAGGAGGGTCTCTCCCcgccccctctcctccctcccgcTTCTGCTCCGCTCTCACCTGGGGTCGAGCCTGGTAGGCGCGGAGGCAAGGGCCGAGACGCCGGGCCGCACCCCGGCTGGGCTGGTACATGATCTTCCGGGAGTGGAGAGGGAGCCTCCTGAGTCCGACCTCCGGCCTCCTCACAGGGGTGAGCGCGCCCCGGAGCCGGCTTCGTGAAGGGGAAAGGAggccggggcggggggggggagggggggaaggggctgagggagggaaaCGGAGATGTCGCGCGCTTGCGCACTCCGCGGGCTCGAGGGAAGCGGCTGAAGCGCTCTGTCGGCAGTAAGCGCGCCTGCGCCCGCGGGCTCGGAGGCTGCCTGAGTGCGCTTGCGCAAGTTAGCAGCTCCCCCAACGCTGTATTCACAGCTGACGCCTTTGAACAAAACGCTGAGCAAAAACAGGGCTGAAGCCTGAACCGGGTGCAACGACAGTGAGGGGTGAGGTGGCTGAAATAATGAGTCAAGTTTTCCAAGCGCTcttgtgataaaaataaatacttttattgGTCTGGTTAAAAGATACAAATGACTTGAATCTGATAaggctgctgaatgaatgaatgaatgaatgaatgaatccatcTGTTATGAGGGTTGGGCTTTGGCTCTTTCCTGTAGTGAGGGAGAAATAACACTTTGAAGATATGGGACGGGGCTGCGGTCACCAAGGCCTGGTGCTGCGACGTTCCTGCAGGTTTCGAATGAACCTGGCGTTGAGTATGTCCCCACCCACTGTCCAGGACTGGGCTGgtggggccggggccggggcctgTGGAGGAGCTGTGTGCACAGGCTTCTCCCCAGACCCGTCCTGTGACAAGGCCTGCTCCTCACTGGCAGACCTGGTAGGTGGGGAGATGGAGACTGGGTTATAGGAATACTAAAGAGGAAATTAAGATTACAGACTCTTCAAGGTCTCGGGGCAAGTTTTAATGTAGGACACATGATGGGTATAAGGCTGGAACCATTAGTGCTATGTCCAAATTTAAAACCTCCCAGAGAACCTGTATTCCAAAGGGAAGTGCCAGAGTTGAACCTGTGGGGGAAAGGGGCTTGCAGGATGTAAGGTGGAAGGAATTGTGGGAGGAGCTGGTGTTCAGTTAATACAGTAAGATTCAGGAGTAGGCAATGAAGTGGCTAAGAGTGATGTTAGGGAGTCAGATGGTGGTGGGAGGCTGTTAGGGGAGGGGTTTAGACCTCACCTATTCTTTGTTTCCTGTTCTCCCTGCTTGGAGTCTTGGTTGCCTGTGGAAATACCAGGCATGTGAA harbors:
- the C5H6orf136 gene encoding LOW QUALITY PROTEIN: uncharacterized protein C6orf136 homolog (The sequence of the model RefSeq protein was modified relative to this genomic sequence to represent the inferred CDS: deleted 2 bases in 1 codon); this encodes MYQPSRGAARRLGPCLRAYQARPQVSGAEAGGRRGGGERPSSEPVRGAERALGSAQAQRHPPPLPTCPLQRVDGLGVAGAGGRRCQAWRVRTSVLPGLRADRRGQGQAAGRVCVAPDSPRLPVPRGDLKGRGGEIRSPAAAPSRSSSAQTRPAGRPQQPARLALGERSWQEGRPVCTRFGPLRRGWQDGHAPSRDGASGTPLGTEDQLYPGTLPFPPLWPQSTTTTSPSSPLLWSPLPPRLPTQHPPQVPPLPLPQIQALSSAWVVLPPGKGEEGPGPELHSGCLDGLRSLFEGPPCPYPGAWIPFQVPGTAHPSPATPSGDPSMEEHLSVMYERLRQELPKLFLQSHDYSLYSLDVEFINEILNIRTKGRTWYILSLTLCRFLAWNYFSQLRLEVLQLTRHPENWTLQARWRLVGLPVHLLFLRFYKRDKDELYRTYDAYSTFYLNSSGLICRHRLDKLMPSHSPPTPVKKLLVGALVALGLSEPEPDLNLCSKP